Genomic window (Pradoshia sp. D12):
ATCTACCACTTATTGCATCGAGCACAGTACTGAGCAAACCGTTTCTCACGAACGTCCAATAGAAGAACAGGTCCTGCATCCATTATATGAAAAAAAGCATGAGACAGAAGTAAATGGCTTTGATGAAGAAGATTCCTGGCAGGCTGTTGCGGAGTGGGGGAGTTCAGATACCCCATCTGATTATTATGATCCAAAAGAGCACTATGATCAGGTCTATTTAAATTCCGATGAATATATTGGATATGTGGAGGATATTGAAAATTTCGCTGGAAACGATATTGAAGGGAAAAATGTTCAAATCTATCCTACAGCAGAACTTGAGCAATTAAAGGATTTATTGGATGAAGAAGGTATCATGACATCCTTTGGCGATTTAAAACCATATGAGGAAGATCCTTATACTGAAGATACCAATGATGATGAGTAATTCTTTATACAAAAAATAGGGAAGAAATAAGCAGAGTATGCCTATTTCTTCCCTTTTTATTATATTAAAACATTGGGTTCTCTTCCAGATATTCATAAATATGATCTACTAATTCTTCCGGACTGTCCCCTGTTACGACTTCTCCATTTACAAGGGCATACATACTGGCAGAGCAAATTCCACAATAACTAAGACACCCATATTCAATAACATCCAAATTAGGATCTTTATCTAAAATCTCCATAGCGGCCTGTGAACCGCTGACAAGATTACTGACACAAAATTCAATTATTGGTTTCATACTATTGTCACCCCTTAGCACAACCAAAATCCTACTCTAAAATGATATAATAGTCAATTAATTAAGGTGAATCAGTTACCTTTTTATACTCCATCTGCCGAGAGATGTGATAGAGAAAATGTTTTTAAATTAGGACATCCGAAACGGAGTAATAATGTGACTTTTCACAAATTATACACAATTCAGTTGTTATTTTTTCCTATTTTCGATATACTTTGTATGGAATTTTACAATATTGACATCTATTATAATAATTTAATATTTTTATAGCACTACTTTGAATTTAGTATTCTAGCATAGTTTAAAATTAGAAAATTGTATCCCAACAAAGGAGTCGTCATTTCTATGAAAAACTTAGTCATCCTCGGTGGTGGGTATGGTGGTATGAGAATACTTAACAAGCTCACTGATCATCATTTTCCCGCAGATATTCATGTTACTTTGGTCGATCGAATTCCTTATCATTGTTTAAAAACTGAATTTTATGCGCTTGCCGCTGGTTCCATTTCTGACCACACTATTCGTGTATCATTTCCTCAGCACGAAAGAATTCAATACAAGTACGGTGAAGTATCCTCTATCGATTTATCAAATAAGAAAGTTCTATTAAAAGATCAGGAACCGCTTACATATGATGAACTGATTATCGGCCTGGGCTGTGAGGACAATTATCATAATGTGCCTGGAGCCGCAGAATATACCTATAGCATACAGTCTATTGATAAATCTCGCAGTACCTATCAAGCACTGAATAACCTCGGACCAGGTAAAGTAGTTGCCATCATTGGCGGAGGATTAAGCGGAATTGAACTAGCTAGTGAATTGATTGAAGGACGCCCGGATTTAAATATTAAGCTTTTTGACCGTAATGACCATATTTTATCAGCATTTCCTAAAAAACTTAGTAATTATGTGGAAAGCTGGTTTCATGAACATCGTGTAGACTTAGTCCCAAATAGTAATATTACTAAGATAGAACCTAACCTGCTTTATAATGGTGACGTTTCCATTCCATGTGATGCCATTGTTTGGACCGCTGGCATTCAGCCAGTACAGCCAGTCAGAGAACTGCCTGTTGAAAAAGACAGCGGTAACAAAATAAAACTGACAGTCCAGCACACCATCCCAGGCTATCCAGATGTATTTGTCATTGGAGATTGCGCAAGCCTTGGACATGCCCCAAGTGCGCAATTGGCAGAGGGGCAAGGTGAACAAATTTATCAGGTACTGGTTAAAAAATGGGCCGGAGAACCGCTCCCAGAATCCTTCCCTCCAATTAAACTGAAGGGAATTCTAGGATCCCTTGGTAAAAAACATGGTTTCGGGCTAATGTCTGAACGTACTATTATTACTGGCAGAATGGCGCGGCTGTTAAAGTCAGGGGTTTTGTGGATGTACAAGTATCATAATGGATAATAGGACCCTATGTTGATGGTTCGAATATATCGATTATTAAAAAACAAGCTTGCAGACCCTAAAAGTAGGCTGCAAGCTTTATCCAAATAATTATTCACTTTTATATCCGTAATCTCGTAAAGCTTCAGTTATTACCTTTAATCGAGGGCTTCCTTCTCCGACTACTTTCCCGTCCAAGATGACTAAAGGATAAAAATATTCTCCTTCGGCAACTTTCTCAGCTATTTCTTTAATTTTCGGATCTTCTGGTGGGTTAAAAATATCGATGTATGTGATCGTTAATGGGTGACTTGGGAATTTTCTCGATAAGGCAGCCTGCAGCCACTCATATGTTTCTTTTGATGATGGCATTCCAACACAGCTTGCACATATTTGTGTGGCTCCGTATACATATAAATTTGCAACCGTCACCTGTTTTCCCCCTATTTTATCGCTTTTCTTTTCATCATACATAAATTTAATATAGGAAACAAATTTTAACTATAAGCTAAGGAATGTAGATAGCTTTTTTAAGGTAAAATCATTATAATATGATTAGGAAAGGAGTCGATAGCCATGGCAGAACAAGAATTATTTGGGCAAGTTCAGGAAGTACTAGATAAATTACGTCCATTTCTTCTTCGCGACGGCGGCGACTGTGAGCTGGTTGATGTGGATGATGGAATTGTAAAATTACGTCTTTTAGGGGCTTGCGGAAGCTGTCCCAGCTCCACAATCACATTGAAAGCTGGCATCGAACGTGCACTTCTTGAAGAAGTTCCAGGCGTTGTTGAAGTTGAACAAGTTTTCTAATGATCAAAACACAAATAGCAGCGATTCCCCAATTATAGGGGAATCGCTGTTTTTAATTTAAATCCGTCAGTTGTATAATAGAACCCGTATTGACCATTGGAATATGAAGGATATTCATTTCAGGAAACTCTCCTTTAAGACGTTCACAAATAAGTGGAACAGAATGTGAAGGAGCTAAAGAAAAAATGGTTGGCCCGGCACCGCTGATTGAACTGCCATAAGCTCCTTCCTCTTTTGCTAAACGTTTAATTCTAGAATAGTGAGGCATTAACTCACTTCGATACTTTTCATGGAAATCATCTCTTTCCATCATCTCTCCAACCAGTTTCCAATCATTTGTAGCAGCAGCGGCTACCAAAATGTTCGCTGCAGCACTTGAAGAAACAGCTTGAGAATGGGACAGATGAGTTGGCAATACTTCACGTGCTCTTTCAGTGTTCAACTCAAACGGAGGAATCGTTACAATTGCCCCGACATCCCCAATCGGTAATGATACAAGGGTTGATTCACAATCATTATGAATGCCGACAATCATGCCACCGTAAATGGATGCACCCACATTATCTGGATGCCCTTCCTCTAAACTCGCAAATCTTAGTTTTTCTTCCTTGCTCAAATTCAGATTACAAAAGACATTGGCAAGCTCAAGTCCCGCTACAATTGCTGACGCACTGCTGCCCAGACCTCTTGCCAACGGTATTTCACTTTTCACCATCAATCTGCAGACCGGCATTTCTGCCCCAAAATAGGCTGCAGCTTTCTTAGCCATACGAACAATAAAATTACTTTCATCCGAAGGAGTTTTCTTTAATTCATCCGATTTGATAATAACCATCCATTCATCTGATGGCATTGCTTCTATCGTCAAATACAAGCCCAGTGCGATTCCAATTGAGTCAAATCCCGGTCCCAGATTGGCTGTACTTGCCGGTATTTTAATACGCAACATGTCAGGCTGGTTCATGATGAGACTACACCGCCAAAGCATCTTACCAATTCTTCTTCATCGTTTTCAATAACAGTTGGTTGTATTTGACTGTACTCCACAGCCGTATTTGGGTCTTTAAGCCCGTTACCGGTTAATACTGCGACAACTGTTTGTCCCTTCTTTATTTCTCCTGTTTGCAATTGTTTATAGATACCTGCAATGGAAGCACAGGAAGCTGGTTCGGCAAATATTCCTTCTTTTCTGGCTAATAACTGATAAGCCTTGATAATATCATCATCATTGATTTCATCTATTTTTCCGTTTGATTCCTTTACCGCCTCAACGGCATATTCCCAACTGGCCGGATTTCCGATACGAATCGCAGTGGCTATGGTTTCTGGTTGTTCGAACACCCGATTATGTACAATCGCAGCCGCACCTTCCGCTTCGAAGCCTCTCATTTCCGGAAGCCCACTCTGGCATTGCTCATGATATTCCTTAAACCCTTTCCAATACGCTGTAATATTACCGGCATTTCCAACCGGTATTGCGAGCACATCAGGGGCCTTACCCAATTGTTTACATATCTCAAAAGCAGCCGTTTTTTGCCCTTCAATTCTGTAAGGATTCACCGAATTGACAAGTGTGATGGGAAATTTGGCACTGATGGAGCGGACCATAGCCAATGCCTGATCGAAGTTCCCTTTAATGGCATAGATTTCGGCTCCATACATAACTGCCTGAGCTAACTTACCCATGGCAATTTTCCCATCAGGAATAACAACAATGCAGCGTAGCCCGGATCGGGCTGCGTAGGCTGCAGCTGCAGCGGATGTATTGCCGGTTGAAGCACATATAATCGTATCACTGCCTTCTTCTATGGCTTTTGCTACTGCCATCACCATTCCCCGATCTTTAAAGGAGCCTGTTGGATTGGCACCTTCATATTTAACATATAAATCAATCCCCAACTCCTTTGAAAGATTATGACAGCGAATTAACGGCGTATTCCCCTCCAACAGACTTAAATTCGGGGTCTGGTTATTCACCGGTAAAAATTCTTTAAATTCCTGCAGTAACCCATTCCAGCTCATTCTATGCTCCCCCTTCAACTCGATACGTACTTTTTATGGAGTAAACTTTTTCATTGGTTTCCAGCTCACGCAATACGTTTTCAAAATTAGCCACTGGAGCCTTATGTGATACAAGTACAATTTCCGATAATTCGTTGACCTTAATTGGCAGCTGCATGATTTTCTCAAAGCTTATTCCATGGTTAGCAAAAATAGCAGTTAGCTGTGCAAAAACACCAACTTCATCCTTCACATGAATCCGCAGAAAAAATTTGCTATTAATTTCTTCATTCGTTTTTAATTTTTTATCAAATTGAGGTATAACTGCACTTCGCCCATTTACATCCAGCCTCATATTTTTCATGATGGCAACAAGATCCGATACTACTGCTGTTGCTGTTGGCAGACTGCCGGCTCCAGGTCCGTAAAACATGGTCTCACCAACTGCCTCCCCATATACATACACCGCATTATATTCGTCATTTACGGTAGCAAGAGGATGTTCCTCCGGTAAAAGGGTGGGCTGGACGCTCACCTCCACTTTATTTTCGGTTCGATTGGCAAACCCAAGCAGCTTCATAGTGTATCCAAGCCTTTTGCAGAGCGCTAGGTCCGCATCAGAAACAGTTGTAATCCCCTGTACCTTCACATCTTCCAATCCAATATTCATTGAAAAGCCCAAGGTTGCCAGAATCGCCATCTTTCTTGCTGCATCTAAGCCTTCTACATCGGCAGTTGGATCTGCTTCAGCAAAGCCAAGATCCTGTGCTTCTTTTAACGCTTCCTGATAAGAGACTTTTTCCTTGGTCATTTTCGTCATAATATAATTCGTAGTACCATTTACAATGCCCATTATTTTTGTAATATGATCTGATGCAAGTCCATCTACCAAGCTTCGTAAAATAGGGATTCCCCCAGCTACACTTGCCTCATAAAATAAATCACAGCCATTCTCTGAAGCAGTACGCAATAAATCCGGTCCATAGACTGCCATCAGATCTTTATTAGCTGTTACTATATGTTTTTTATTATTTAAAGCCTGCATCAGCAACAAGTAAGTATCTTCCACACCGCCTATTACCTCAATAACGATATCTATTTCAGGATCAGAGATGATGTCTGTTGCGGAAGTCGTTATAAGTTCGGATGATACATCCATTGCTCTATCTTTATATTTATCTTTAACAAGGATTCTTTTAATCTCTACCGGGCAACCAACCTGATGCATCAGTTTTTCCTGGTGATTCTGAATGATTTGTACCACACCTGTTCCGACAGTTCCCAGTCCCAGTAATCCAATTGTAATTGGTTTCACCCTATCTCCCCCTTTTTGTCTACCACAAAAATACATTTGTTTATGTATAGAAGACATTATAAATATAAACATAACCGTTTACAATATTAAATTAATTAAAAATTAAAATAATTTTACCCTACCGTTCTATTATACACAATATTCTAAAAATATATTTGAACCATAAGCAAAGTAAATTCTTCTCCGCATACTAAATGGGTGTCTTCTTATGGATGCAAATTTTATTCAGCAAATAATCACCTCTTATTAGCATGCTTACTAAGATATAAAAAGAAGAATATTTCATAATTAAAGCGATATGGATTTTACAAAGATTGCAAGGATAGATGATTAGCCGATAAGGAAGAAGGCCTTTTAATATGCTCATCAACCACTATTTGTACGTATTATAAATGGAAGTCGGTGTACACTTAATGAAAGATAAATCAATTGATAAAACGGAACAGACTGCAAGACAATGGCTAATGGATCGCGGCGTATCGGTAAAAGATATCGGTGAATTAGTTATGTATCTCCAGCATAAATACCATGATGATTTGCAATTGGAAGATTGTATTTACAACGTGGAACGCGTACTTTCAAAACGCGAGGTTCAAAATGCCATTTTAACCGGCATTCAATTAGATATGTTAGCTGAAAAGGGCTTATTGGAGGAACCAATACAATCCATTATTGGTGTCGATGAAGGTTTGTATGGCGTGGATGAGATTCTTGCATTAAGCATTGTTAATGTATATGGCTCCATTGGCTTTACCAACTATGGATATGTAGATAAACTTAAGCCCGGTATCCTGAAGCGATTAAATGATAAATCAACCGGAGAATGTCATACCTTTCTAGATGATATTGTCGGCGCCATCGCAGCTGCTGCCTCTAGCCGGCTGGCACACCGTATTGAAAACGTGGAGTAAAATCATTAAAGAAGGCTCACACTCGAGAATTAATCATGAGTTGTGAGCCTTTTTTTAGATTAAATAGTCCATTGATCCAATGAATCAATTGTATAAGTTGGCTTGCGGTCATAGCCTTTTAAATGTTCTCTGGTCGTAACACCAGTATGAACAAGCAATGTATCAACCCCAGCATTCATACCAGCCATAATATCCGTATCATAGTTATCTCCAACCATCAACGTCTCTTCTTTAGAGACACCCAGCACCTTCATCGCCTGTTCCATAATGATTGATTCAGGCTTTCCGATAAATATAGGCTCCGTTTGAGTAGACACAGTAACAACAGAAGTTAATGATCCATTACCTGGTAAGAGCCCTCTCTCAGTTGGAATGGCAATATCAGCATTGGTAGAAATGAATGTTGCTCCATTACGGACTGCAAGACAGGCAACCGATAATTTTTCATATGTAATTCCACGATCAATTCCAGTAATCACAAAATCAGCATCTTCATTCTTAAAGGTAAATCCTTTTTCTTTACAGGCTTCAATGATACCGTCTTCCCCAATAATGAAAACAGATGCATCTTGTTTTTTCTCATATATATAATTTGCTGTAGCCATACTTGTTGTAAAAACTTGTTCCCCTGTAGCAGGAATGTCAAATTGGCGCAGCTTTTCAGCTACCTGCTCAGGAGTACGTGATGAATTATTCGTTACAAATAAATAAGGAATCTCTTGTCTTTTTAGTTCCTGCACAAAATGGACAGCCTCCAAAATTCGTTCTGTTCCCTTATACATTGTTCCATCTAAATCAATTAAATAACCTTTATACTTTTTCATACGCATTGTTCTCTCCTGGACGTGTTAGATTTACTTCATTTACTTTACCACAGTAGCATTCAATCGAAAAGCGGAAGCCCGTCTAATTATCTCCTGATGCTAATTAGGACATACCCAAGTAGTTTAATCCTCTTTTTCTACTTTTAAGCCTTCTATTTGGCCAATTAACTTCCTATAAAATTCCGAACGAATGGAAAATCCACCGAACTCCTCATGTGTAGTACAGGTGAACCATGCAAAATTGTTCAAGTATTTCTTGTTTATAAGTTAATTCTTTCCGTGTTACAAAATAGAATGTGTCCGAGTAATCACATAAGACTTCTAATAATTGCTGATAAGTATTACCTACAGGATTTTCAGTTAAGTTCCAGATTTCCATCATAGCACCTTCTTTTATCAGGGTATTTAAAATTCAAAAGTACCCAAAATGTCTAACTCAAACGATTATCACAATCATTAAAAAAACGATAAGCATATTGGCTCATCGTTTATGTACGTATCATTTATCATATGGTTTAAAAGCTGTTACGACACCTAATTCAGTTTCAATATAGCTTCTTATACATGCAGGGAATTGTTGAATAGTGTTCAAATTTTCATATACTGCTTTTTGCAGTTGCTCGTGATGAATAGCTGTGTAGGCTTGCACGAGTTCTTTCCTGTATGGGAGCAATGTTTTTAAATCAATCTCCATCGCTGAATCAATCACTTTTTCATCCAGCAGGATATCGATTATGTCTTCATAGCTGCCTGGATCTCTCATAATAAAACCATCTATCATTGAATTCCCTACATCCAGAACGGCATCAATGATGGTTTGAAAGATACGCTCTAATGCCAGTTTCTCAATAGTCGACTCAGTCCATTCTCCTTTACTTTTCAGAAGATTTGTCTGAGTTTCTAAATAAAGCAGTTTATCCTCAATTGCTTCTCGATCTACGAAGTACATCCTGTATTCCTCCTCATCAATCTCACCACATATACTATCCATTTTTAAGCTTAAATGGTTGCTAATGAAAGTTCAAGAAATTGGGGTCTCCCATAAAAATAACCCTGAGCAAGGTCTACCTTATTCCGTACCATCACCATAGCCTCATCTTCATTTTCTATTCCTTCTGCAACAACAAGAGAACCCGTTTCTTTAGCAATGAGCAGCAGACCCTTAAGCATAGATTCTTTCACACTGTTTGAATGAATATTTTGTATAACTGTACGATCGATTTTTATGATATCCGGCAATACTTCTCCTATAATATGCAAACTTGCATAGCCAGCTCCTGTATCATCAATAGCTATTCTAATTCCAAGTGAACGTAAATAGCTGACATTTGATCTTAATAGATGAACTCCTTCAATCGAATCTCTCTCGGTTATTTCAAACACTACCACGGATGGTTCAATCTCATATTTTTTTAATAACATCTCTACATGGCCAGGAAAATTACGTTCTCCCATTGTTATTGGTGTAAAATTGATATAGATATCACCCTCTATATCCGTCATTTGGATGTGTTGAAATACCTTTTCCAACACAATCATTTCAAGAGTAAACAATCTGCCAGTTTGTTTAGCGACTGCAAATAACGTTAACGGATTTTCAAGCTTCGTTCCGGACGGTCCTCTTGATAGCATTTCCCATGCTTTAACCTTACCCGTTTCTACTTCTAAGATAGCCTGTGACATCAAGCGAATCGATTTATCA
Coding sequences:
- a CDS encoding TraR/DksA C4-type zinc finger protein, producing the protein MKENRKTKLKGVSLMLSSEQQSNLQSKLADEKKELEHHISLNNHFGIGEDENFYNYVGELSTYDNHPADTATELYERGKDLALNEHFENELNQVNRALQAIEQGTYGKCEVCGKDIPFERLQAIPSTTYCIEHSTEQTVSHERPIEEQVLHPLYEKKHETEVNGFDEEDSWQAVAEWGSSDTPSDYYDPKEHYDQVYLNSDEYIGYVEDIENFAGNDIEGKNVQIYPTAELEQLKDLLDEEGIMTSFGDLKPYEEDPYTEDTNDDE
- a CDS encoding YuzB family protein, translating into MKPIIEFCVSNLVSGSQAAMEILDKDPNLDVIEYGCLSYCGICSASMYALVNGEVVTGDSPEELVDHIYEYLEENPMF
- a CDS encoding NAD(P)/FAD-dependent oxidoreductase; amino-acid sequence: MKNLVILGGGYGGMRILNKLTDHHFPADIHVTLVDRIPYHCLKTEFYALAAGSISDHTIRVSFPQHERIQYKYGEVSSIDLSNKKVLLKDQEPLTYDELIIGLGCEDNYHNVPGAAEYTYSIQSIDKSRSTYQALNNLGPGKVVAIIGGGLSGIELASELIEGRPDLNIKLFDRNDHILSAFPKKLSNYVESWFHEHRVDLVPNSNITKIEPNLLYNGDVSIPCDAIVWTAGIQPVQPVRELPVEKDSGNKIKLTVQHTIPGYPDVFVIGDCASLGHAPSAQLAEGQGEQIYQVLVKKWAGEPLPESFPPIKLKGILGSLGKKHGFGLMSERTIITGRMARLLKSGVLWMYKYHNG
- a CDS encoding YuzD family protein, which produces MYDEKKSDKIGGKQVTVANLYVYGATQICASCVGMPSSKETYEWLQAALSRKFPSHPLTITYIDIFNPPEDPKIKEIAEKVAEGEYFYPLVILDGKVVGEGSPRLKVITEALRDYGYKSE
- a CDS encoding NifU family protein — translated: MAEQELFGQVQEVLDKLRPFLLRDGGDCELVDVDDGIVKLRLLGACGSCPSSTITLKAGIERALLEEVPGVVEVEQVF
- the thrB gene encoding homoserine kinase — its product is MNQPDMLRIKIPASTANLGPGFDSIGIALGLYLTIEAMPSDEWMVIIKSDELKKTPSDESNFIVRMAKKAAAYFGAEMPVCRLMVKSEIPLARGLGSSASAIVAGLELANVFCNLNLSKEEKLRFASLEEGHPDNVGASIYGGMIVGIHNDCESTLVSLPIGDVGAIVTIPPFELNTERAREVLPTHLSHSQAVSSSAAANILVAAAATNDWKLVGEMMERDDFHEKYRSELMPHYSRIKRLAKEEGAYGSSISGAGPTIFSLAPSHSVPLICERLKGEFPEMNILHIPMVNTGSIIQLTDLN
- the thrC gene encoding threonine synthase — encoded protein: MSWNGLLQEFKEFLPVNNQTPNLSLLEGNTPLIRCHNLSKELGIDLYVKYEGANPTGSFKDRGMVMAVAKAIEEGSDTIICASTGNTSAAAAAYAARSGLRCIVVIPDGKIAMGKLAQAVMYGAEIYAIKGNFDQALAMVRSISAKFPITLVNSVNPYRIEGQKTAAFEICKQLGKAPDVLAIPVGNAGNITAYWKGFKEYHEQCQSGLPEMRGFEAEGAAAIVHNRVFEQPETIATAIRIGNPASWEYAVEAVKESNGKIDEINDDDIIKAYQLLARKEGIFAEPASCASIAGIYKQLQTGEIKKGQTVVAVLTGNGLKDPNTAVEYSQIQPTVIENDEEELVRCFGGVVSS
- a CDS encoding homoserine dehydrogenase; protein product: MKPITIGLLGLGTVGTGVVQIIQNHQEKLMHQVGCPVEIKRILVKDKYKDRAMDVSSELITTSATDIISDPEIDIVIEVIGGVEDTYLLLMQALNNKKHIVTANKDLMAVYGPDLLRTASENGCDLFYEASVAGGIPILRSLVDGLASDHITKIMGIVNGTTNYIMTKMTKEKVSYQEALKEAQDLGFAEADPTADVEGLDAARKMAILATLGFSMNIGLEDVKVQGITTVSDADLALCKRLGYTMKLLGFANRTENKVEVSVQPTLLPEEHPLATVNDEYNAVYVYGEAVGETMFYGPGAGSLPTATAVVSDLVAIMKNMRLDVNGRSAVIPQFDKKLKTNEEINSKFFLRIHVKDEVGVFAQLTAIFANHGISFEKIMQLPIKVNELSEIVLVSHKAPVANFENVLRELETNEKVYSIKSTYRVEGGA
- a CDS encoding phosphatidylglycerophosphatase A, encoding MKDKSIDKTEQTARQWLMDRGVSVKDIGELVMYLQHKYHDDLQLEDCIYNVERVLSKREVQNAILTGIQLDMLAEKGLLEEPIQSIIGVDEGLYGVDEILALSIVNVYGSIGFTNYGYVDKLKPGILKRLNDKSTGECHTFLDDIVGAIAAAASSRLAHRIENVE
- a CDS encoding TIGR01457 family HAD-type hydrolase, with protein sequence MKKYKGYLIDLDGTMYKGTERILEAVHFVQELKRQEIPYLFVTNNSSRTPEQVAEKLRQFDIPATGEQVFTTSMATANYIYEKKQDASVFIIGEDGIIEACKEKGFTFKNEDADFVITGIDRGITYEKLSVACLAVRNGATFISTNADIAIPTERGLLPGNGSLTSVVTVSTQTEPIFIGKPESIIMEQAMKVLGVSKEETLMVGDNYDTDIMAGMNAGVDTLLVHTGVTTREHLKGYDRKPTYTIDSLDQWTI
- a CDS encoding DUF86 domain-containing protein, translating into MYFVDREAIEDKLLYLETQTNLLKSKGEWTESTIEKLALERIFQTIIDAVLDVGNSMIDGFIMRDPGSYEDIIDILLDEKVIDSAMEIDLKTLLPYRKELVQAYTAIHHEQLQKAVYENLNTIQQFPACIRSYIETELGVVTAFKPYDK
- a CDS encoding EAL domain-containing protein, whose product is MVHSYNGGTKWSKWMSIFLLDSRLLFYPPKFTIRNPIVSRIKKAFGNQGEIAIVVFHISKMDELKEMAGEQAYYSFFHDLKKEFEIAIKKYIYRTNIMGVQDFNQDSIVLYVRSPLCTPGTDQLDNIIGNIHQSVQESDIYRYSPIELTIGRGYMYCDRTYINIETTVNRAFVLAHSMARNEVEPDYNDMIHQLTGIIHDKSIRLMSQAILEVETGKVKAWEMLSRGPSGTKLENPLTLFAVAKQTGRLFTLEMIVLEKVFQHIQMTDIEGDIYINFTPITMGERNFPGHVEMLLKKYEIEPSVVVFEITERDSIEGVHLLRSNVSYLRSLGIRIAIDDTGAGYASLHIIGEVLPDIIKIDRTVIQNIHSNSVKESMLKGLLLIAKETGSLVVAEGIENEDEAMVMVRNKVDLAQGYFYGRPQFLELSLATI